Genomic window (Magnolia sinica isolate HGM2019 chromosome 10, MsV1, whole genome shotgun sequence):
ACATTTTATGTGAATGAAAACTGCTGAGTTCTCTGTTAGTTTCTCAACTTAGTTGGTAGATGTGGGGCTCGTGGATAGTCTATTCAAGCCATTGATCTAACATCCCCAAATATGGATGTACCAATACCAATATATCCTCTCAATTGGTTAGCACTAACCTTCCCATTGTTGGCATGCAAATACATGGTTAaaagaaatgaatgaacagaCCACATTCATGGAAGGAAAGGTCAAAGATTTGATGGCTACAATctttcaatttgggagattttggaGACATTttccatccatgatgggagcAAACAGAACAATGGCTTGGATGCATCAATCATAAACCCAACACGACTAATTCCAAAAAATTTCGAGGAGGGAATTTTGCCTCGAATGAAACACACTCTGGCCTACCCCTCTTAGTGTAAAGAGTGCCAAGATTGCTTTTGACTGCAAAAGGGATTCCTCTCTTCCACAGGACATCCCATTCCCTCTGATGGAAGGAAGCACCTACCTTTCTCTTTGACTCTCCCTTTCATGCAAGGAAGCATCCAATTCTTCATCACACTTGCCTTCACCTCTACTTTTGGGTAGCATAAATAAACATATGCTGTATGAAGCTTGCAAGCTTGCTGCAGTTCTTGATATGTCTTGTTAATTTTATTTGAGTTGCTACTGGAAAGCCATCAATTTCAGGTATGTACATCTATTgaaatttccctcttttctcataTTAAGAGATATTCTATCATGGCTGGTGTGAATAGATGCCAAATGTTCTTGGAAGGTGTGCAAGTAGGATGAGTTGTGCATAGTTGAGATGAGTTCTTGATCTGACTCGTTCAATTATCAGAAGTGATTACCTACAGGCACCTATTTAATAAGTTAaatattcttttattttatttttccttcacaCCCATTCAAagcatccaatggctgaaaacATGCGGTGTAGACCCCTACAGGTGACCAGTTCCCTTTGATAAGTGTATGGATTGAAGTCTAAATAAGCTGGCCGTGAAAAGTTTGAGTATGGGTAGAATTTAGGTTTGTTACAGTATTAGGGTAATCCTACTAAAgtgggatgtttttttttttttttttaaataaatttatttgtTAAGAAGAGTATCTGCTAAGATCCCTATAAATCTCTAGAAATCTCAAATCTTTCCTATATATTCCAGTAATTGTTAGTTAGTAAAATAAAGATAATTTTACAAAATATTAATCGGTCCAATGGTTACCTTAGGTTAATTTTCTCCAACtatgatttttcctaaaatgatGAAACTGCCCACCAATTAATGAATGAAGTTacttaaaaatgaattaaataggTAGAAATGCAAATATCATTAACAAGGTGTTGTTATAAAAGAAttgaatttttattgaaaaattcctcATAAAAATTAATTTATGCAAAAAGcctttaaattatatattttaaaataatgttTCCTACTACACAGGTGAAGATAAAAAGCCATTTCTACCCATTTTCATTCGTCCTCTCCGGCTGACACCAGTTACATCCCAATCTTGCCATGGGCTGCATTGGGTGGGACACATTTCCAAAATGCACTCTCCAACCGGTGCACACGAAACATTTTTAAGAGAATTGCTCAAAGCTCAATTCTAtatgtgattaaaatggaccacacggtTGATTGAAAATAGTGTATAGGGCCACGTGCATCctctaaattgtttcccttggcgtggcccacttgagtaaagATTGTCCTTATTTTTTGGACCGGGTCCTAAATAAATTTTTGGCATCTAAAGGTTTGAGTGGATGTCACAtgataatcatggtgggccttgaaaaAACTCAACGAACAACATCTATCTTATAACCACTTCatttattgtggcccatttgaatcatagGCTAACTTGATTTTTGTGGACTTAGGCTCTATATGGAATTATAGATTTAATGGTCCAAATGGATTTCAGGTACGCATTGTAGTTGGGGCTCGGTGGGcatcccataaaaaaaaaaaataataataataataatagaaggaAACTAATTGCACCGGCTGTAGAGATATCGGTGTGGCACCGCGTGGCCCAAGCTCTTTGGGGGCCACTAtactgcatgtgttttatccatattgtctattcattttctaactcattttagggcatttgcAGATCCTAAGCTTTAGGTGGACcatgggaaaaaaaacaaaagggtcattgagctcatatttgtgtttttcggTTCATCTAAGTACATGACCTTGGaaaataaaacatcacggtgagccctaagACTATTTCAACAGTGAATCCCACTTTTTTCAGTGGCCtacataagaaggtttcaactgtgggctttaactcccactgttttctttggtggtcGTCCACTtaactttggatctgcatcattatttgcccatgccttaaattgaactgaaaaatggataaatcagtctgcataaaacacatgcttcaTTGTGTGGCTCTGAACTTAGTGCACATTGCCTGGAGTCAGGCTTTTGAAAATCTCATCTAACAGCCGGAGTGGGACGCCCCTGCCAAtcttttacagggcccaccatatgtgtaTGTGATATCCACTCCTATTGTTAAGTATATTATAGTTAGTCTTACATCCAGAAAATTAGGCTGACTTGTtatttagatggaccacactaaaagaaaAAGTTGGGAGATGCACCGAGCCCCACCTGATGATTATCTGAAATCCACTCAAATCATTACATGCCACAGAAAAACATTAGGCCTTAGGTCCAAAATTCTGTGGGGCCCCCTACGGTAGGTTAAAGCTCTCCACCAGATTAGGTTCGGCCCTtacgagaagtttttaaaggtgtgtgttcatcaccactatttcccatggcatacattaaacacatacatcttaatgggctcACATAGCACCGTCTGTAATCTGCATCGAGGTTAAAGGCTCCGTCCCAGTGTATTAAGACTCGGATTGGGTATAGAGCTGGATAAAATCCGACCTAATCCGAACCGAACCAAAGGCCCTGATAGGTGCGGATTGAGTAGGCCCACTCAAATCcgatcgtacatcggatcgagttcggatcagtggtcAATCCGGACTGATCCGATTGGATCCCATTCGATCTGTTCTGATACGATCTAGTCATATGAGAAGTAAAGAGATGGGGTAAAACCATTTCCCAAGAAAAGGTGACCTAAGGGAAGGGaattggattgtgtactgagtaactcagtaccgtaAGGGCTACTGAGTTGAGGTGGCGGCATTCTATTGGCCCTAATATGTGGGGCCGGCTTCACTCTTCCAAACGGCAGAGCAAACGATGTTAGCCCGTTTCTCTCTCCAGTTGTGTAGAGAGATTCTCTCCCGCGTCTCCCCGCcgtgcagaaaaaaaaaataaaaaaaatctctccaGCCGTgcagggaaaaaagaagaagaagaagaagaagaagtagagagAGAGCTTGCTGGTCTCTCCTGTTgacctctccatctccctctcgaCTTCAACCTCCCTCTCTTTTTCGGATCGGCATCAACTCGTTTCCTCTGCATGATGATGTTGATTTAGGATTATGAATTTcgctcttctttctcttctctctttacatGGTGATGCTGATTTAGGATTAGCGATTTTGCTCCCTTCAATTGACAGTTTGATGAGAGATTAGAGATTAGggtttgaaattgaaaatccgCAGTAGGGaatttttcaaatccctaatccataacttgatattttttaaatttataattccTAATTAGCATTTTCatattagaaattaaaaattcatGTTAGGAgatttttcaaatccctaatccataaCTCGAGATTCTTCAAATTTCTAATTAACATTTTTCAATCCCTAATCCACAGTAGGGGATTccctatttgttttttttttagagataacattCCTAATCAAATGTgcgtatttattattatttattattattttcaatccctaattaggattttGCATTTGTAAATTTAATTGGGGACTTTTTTTTAATCCAGTTacgattttcaatttttaatccctaattagggattacaAATTAATTAGAGATTGTAGACTGAAAATCTTAAAATAGGTTTTTTTAAACAtttgattagggttttgattaagATTTTTTTACGATTTTTATTAGGGTTCTTCGTTTGATCAGGGATATGATTGTTTTAGTAAGTTACCTTCGTCttaaatgttatatatatatatatatatatatatatatatctgggaATTGACTAACCCTTGCCTAATTGGTAATCTGGACCTAATTTGTTGAATGCTTGCTTGAATTACGGAATCACGTCGCCATTGGAAAGTTAACTTGATAAGCTAAAACcgattatttttttttagcttgagTGATGTTTAACCTTTGAACTATAGCAACGCTCTTTGTTGACAAAAAATGGATAACCACCTTGATTATTGTTAGCAACAAGCCTTTTGAGGCAAATATCTGTAGAATGATAAAACCCAAGGTGGTTATCCATTTTTTGTCAACAAAGAGCGTGGCTATAATTCGAAGGTTAAACATCactcaagctaaaaaaaaaaaaaaaaaaaaaacaattttagCTTATCAAGTTAACTTTTCAATTACGACATGATTCCGTAATTCAAGCAAGCATTCAGCAAATCAGGTCCAGATTACCAATTAAGCAAGGGTTAGTCCATtcctagattttattttattttatttttactttagaGATAACATTTAAGGTGAAGGTAACTTACTAAAACAATCATATCGCTGATCAAATGAAGAACCCtaattaaaatagtaaaaaaatcttaatcaaaattataatgaagattttaatcaaaaccctaatcaaaTGTTTTAAAAAACCTAATTTAAGATTTTCAGTCTACAATCTCTAATTAATCtgtaatccctaattagggattaaaaattgaaaactgTAACTGGATTAAAAAAAGTCCCCAATTAAATTTACAAATGCaaaatcctaattagggattgaaaaaaaaaaccgcaCATTTGATTAGGaatgttatctctctctctctctctctctctctctctctctctctctctctatctctctctctctctctctctctctctctctctatatatatatatatatatatataaaacaaataggGAATCCCTTACTATGTATTAGGGATTGAAAAATGCTAATTAGAAATTTGAAGAATCTCAAGTTATGGATTAGAGATTTGAAAAATCCCATAATATGAATTTTCAATTTCTAATATGAAAATGCTAATTAGGAAttataaatttgaaaaatctcaagttatggattagggatttgaagaATTCCCTACTGcggattttcaatttcaaaccCTAATCTCTAATCTCTCATCAAACTATCAACCGAAGGGAgcaaaatccctaatcctaaatcaacatcaccatgtaaagagagaagagaaagaagagaaaaattcctaatcctaaatcaaCATCACCATCTAGAGAAACGAGTTGATGTCGATCCGAAAAAGAGAGGGAGGTTAAACTCGAGAGGGAGACGGAGAGGTCAACAGGAGAGACCGGCAAGCTCtctctctgcttcttcttcttcttcttcttcttcttcttcttttttccccagCACGGCTGGAgagatctttttttttctttttcctgcaCGGTGGGGAGATGCGAGAGAGAATCTCTCCACTCAACTGGAGGGAGAAATGGGCTAACGCCGTTTGCTCTGCCTCTTGGAGGAGTGAAGCCGGCCTTTGGCCAATAGAATGCTGCCACCTCAACTCAGTAGCCCTTGTGGTACtgggttactcagtacacaatccgattcgtAAGGGAAGTGGGTGGGGCATTGATGAGGCCTCCCTTGGGCAGCAGGCACCCAACTGTAGTCAACGGTAATTACTTCACTTCTCTCTCCTTTGAAATCCAATCGGATAACGTACtttgttactcagtacgcttttatcatactgagtaaactcctaTGGGCCACCTTGAATTCTTGTGATTGatctatgccgcccatccgtttttttatcttattttagcTGTTGGACCAAAAatcgaaacatatccaaagctcaagtgggccataccacaaaaaatagtgggaataatgatttccaccgttgaaaccttcctagggtccacattagtgtttatttttcatcctacctacctgttcataagatcataagaacatggatgaagagaaaaaacaaatatcagcttgattcaaagcgTCTATCcacccaaagaatttttcaacggtagattttcaattcacactgttccctatggtgtggtccacttgagctttggatatgctttatttttatctcatttattaaaattaaattacaaaatgtatggacgaagtggataaaataaatacattatgttgggccttacatagtttactcagtacgcttagcataGTACGTAAGCCACTTCCCTCTCTTCTGCCAAAATCCCGCCGCTCCCTAGATTCCCTACCAAGTAGGCCTTTTATCCCGCCTTTCCCCCTCCCAAGTCCGATTTAGAAACTTCTATCTCGCCTATTACCCTCCCAACTCTGATTtagaaatagattggctactccccctgccaccagccaatgggggATGGttggtgtggccccaccatgatgtatgtgtttcatccatgacgttcatattttttatttttattttaatctttcaaaaaataaaataaaacagaagACTCGATTCGAATCGTGCCCAACctgatccaactcggtttccttgaccgagttggactcggttcaggtcaggccagTAATGCATCGGATCGAATCAAGTCAGCTAACCAGAACCCGGTCCCGTATTGGATTGAGTTCGGATCAATTACTTAAAAATTCGGATCGAGTCAACTTGGACCCAATCCCGTCcggctcgactcgatgcccacctctgaTTGAGTACTACCGAACCTGTACCTAGCTAGGGACAACTGTCAgaggctttgtgggacccaccatgatatatatgttctatccatGTTGTCaatctattttgatagatcattttagggaatgagcccaaaaaggagacagctatgaggctcaagtagaccacaccaggcaaagtagtggagattgaactcttacggttgaaaacttcatagTACCCACTgtgaattttattttccatccaacctgttaacaagggcacatagacctagatgaagggaaaaaacaaatatcagcttgattcaaaatttctgtggccctacGAAGTTTTCAACAATGGGCTTTCAATCTCCACTTCTTCCCGTTGTGTGGTCTACTCAGGCCTTCCATCAGCCTCCTTtctgggttcatgctctaaaatgaattaTTAAAATAGATGactggcatggataaaaatatacatcaagggcAGCTCCATCGAGACCCGGACATGATCGTCCAATATCTAATGTCATGTCTTTGCAGCAGGTTAAAAGGCTTTCCCAATTTCGTATGGCCTGACTCACCCAATAGGCTATTGACGCAGGGAGAACATGCTCGACGCGTGTTCCACGGGGAGAAAAATATTCTAAATCCACGTAACTTATCTTGACTCCACACAGATATGCCtattattataaaaaatgaaATCAAGTTCCAGAATCAAATTAAAACAAAAACTCCATAAAACCGTGACTTACCatgaatagtaaacttactagttatagatggtcatgatgtcaACTAGAACTCATGGTTttctaaccatgttattctcctaatttttctaagcagcTTTCGTATTAGAACATCgacagatcaaaagttatgatcaaattaaaacttactataaatagtaaaaacaaaatttaaTCTGATTTTCGATAGTCAATAccatggaatctcacaaattcgacaTAGGCAATATGCAGGTTTTAACATCCTGATGGTCCGGATAACTTCCACCTCCAATTGGGCCTTTTCtgttccatctttgccatgaaactatttgcaacccactctacatcagctgTAGCCCTGACAGTGGAGCTCACTTTGATTTATGTATGGTATATggataccgttcatctattttcctaCCTAGCTCCTTTCAGTACAAgaatccaaaaattaggcagatccatacCTCACTTCGACTATACTATAGGAAACCGTGCTGACTGAatacataccattaaaaactttataggccTACTCTAatacccatcgtaatgtttattagccatatAATCTTTTGATCTGGGATTTGGATTtaattcaattttgggctcatgctctaaaatgggcTGTAGAGACAGATGGATGATGTTGATATTCAATatattcatcaaaggtgggcacCGCAGTTAGAGATGGACCTAATCGTCTCCCTTTCcgcaacaagtttttaatggtgggcgttcactgACCACTGTTTCACTAACCAATTCCATATTACTTTGAGCACAAACACAGCTTGGAAAATTGATGCGGGTGCATtgcccggcccattgccacccttactcATGAGACAAGGAATTCGAATTTTGCAGGAGAAATCTGGCGTTAGGCAATGGCAGCTTCTAAAGACAATGATGATCGATGGCTCAAAGGAGGAGGAGAGGTTTTGAGCACTCTGTCACAACGCATGAGGCAGCAGATATGGAATTGCTTGAGAGATGACAAGATTTCAGTGTTCTCAGTATGGGGACAGCAGGGAGTGGGGAAGTCACGGATCATGAAACAGGTGGTCATGGAAATGGAGGAATTTGGAGAATCTTGCCATCTGTTTGAAATAATCACACGAGTAAGAGCACCAGGGTTGGAGAGTCTTGCAAAGAAGATGCAGGCGAGAATTGAAGGGGAATTGGTCCATGTGCAGGACAAGCTGACAATAAGGAAATTGGTTGATGTAGGTACTTGGCATTTCATTGAGCCTGAACGACAGTTAGAGGTTTTAAAGATGTTTGATGCAAAAGGGAGAAGGAATCAGTTGATGGAGTTGCAGATGGGAATACAGAATGCATTTGAGAACCCAGAGTCCATACAAATCTCCATAGCTGCTAAGCGTATCAAGGATAAATTAAGTGGCCAAAggttcattctcatcttggaAGATGTTTGGGAAAGCTTTGACTTGCAAGAGATGAGAGTTCCAGTCACAGCCCCTGCCACCACCAGTGGCAGCAAAGTCATGATCACGACTCAATCCCATGATGTTTGTTCTGAAATGGGAAGGCAGCATCTAGTCATGCAACATCCCTTTCAAAGAATGGTGTCCTTCAACTAAGTGATTCTTCTCTGCTTAAACTACCTCTACTTACCATCTTATTCTTCTCTTCTTGAACTATTGTTACTCTTTTATTTGTGTTATGTATGTGGTAGAAAGAATAGGGTGTTCCACTGGACTTAAATGAATTAGTCTTACTGGCTTGAATTATGAATTTCAGGAAGAAATTGGATGTGTTGCTCTTTTGCATGTATTTCAGAAAGGTAACAAGTACCAGATTTGTTTGGCAAATCATGGTCGCAGCAGTAAGCAAgactcaattttttttatttttcctttcattttcctgATAGACTGGGTTTACCtgtcttttatgttagatgattTTTGTTAGGGGTTCTTGCTATTTTGTATGAATTTGTCGGGTTTTTCTGGTTTCATTTATGATCCCCTAGATGTAATTTTCTATTATATCGGTGAAATTATAGATGACAGTATCCccacaaatttttattttttttatttaaaaaaaggcATAAGCTAATGAGCTCAGCCCAACCCATGGATTAGGCTGAAACTTGGGCCAGGCTCATCCAAATCTCGACTGGTCTAACTCAATTGTTCCATGGTGGGGGATCTTTAATTCTTTATCAACACTCTTAATCATGTTTATCCAATCCAGAGAAACAGGCACTGTTGGATAAAAGTTTGGGTTGCTGAGTTGAGGTAGGTCTGAAAATTGGGTCCCAGCACATGCCCGATTTTCAATCTTAACCAGTGAGCTATGGAATTGAGCTTTGGTAGGCTCTCCAGCCAAATACTCACCCCACCAAAGCGGACTCTTATACCGAGCTTGGAGATCTTGAGTGTGCTGGAAATTCTATGACAAATAGAATGCAAGGTTACAAACCAATGACCTAGTATTCTCAGCATAATGAATTATGCTATAACAGATCATTTTGTTTTCTAACTTCTTGTGTGGACCTCAATGAGTCATCCAAATAGtccctctgttttttttttttttttttttcctacttagGATGCTTGATATTCGCTTTTCACCACTCTTATGGTATCTCATCTAACACAGAAACAGAGTCAAGGGCCATTTTGGATAGTATCAAGATATGTAAACAGTTTAACCTATCAAATGTAAACATTGAATCAGATTCCCTAGTGGCAACAGAGGCCATTCTTAACCATCATAGCATCCCCTGGAAGATCTGGTATATTGTAGGCGATATCAAGAAGGAGCTTGAAAGCTTAAACTTCTCCACCTCACATGTTTATAGAGAGAGCAATGTAGAGGTCGATAGCCTAGCTCATCTATGAAGCAGTGGTGTGGTCGACTGAACATACACAAGGATCAGTGATCTCCCTATGGAAGTTAGGGGTCTCTTACCAATGGATGGCGCGGGGCTGGGCTGCATTAGACGCAAAGGCTAATCCAATTGGCAGGAAGCATGTCTGTAAGGTCTGGGAAGTGGACAATGCCCTCAGATTCCGATTATCTCTCCTACCTTGCATCTGAATCCATGGCTTAGCAATTTTGGATGCTTCTAGGTCTGATCCTCTAAATTTCTCTGTTTGATCATTGTACTCTGCTCCTGTTATGCTATGCGGGTGGTTGCTGTTGCTCTGCATATTTGCTTCAGACGCTGTAGCTGCTCCTGGTTTTGCCTTACCGCTGTCTTGAAGACTCTGCAATTTTGTCTGTGCCTCTGCCTGCAATTTTTGCAAAGCCATTATGTTGATTGGGAAGGAGGGCAGTAAAGTCTATTGGAAAGTCAATCTACCACAGGTGATACACAATTTCATATAGTGCCATGCAGCTGTTTGCTTATGAATCTTACAAGTATTCAGTTTGTGATGTCCAAACATGTGATCTATCTTTTCCATCTTGGGATATAGAAAATTTTCAGAGGAAAAAGATGTTCTCTGTTGTTGGGTGACCGGAAGTAGGGGCTTGAGCTGGGATGAAATCCACTTGTCACATATCCTTTAGATATCTTGTGGCTAAGGCTGGCAGTTGAAACTCGATCCATAACGATTTCTGAGGGTTGCACTGAACATGCTAAGAGATGGCATTGCTTCCTTTTCAGTGGGTCTTGGACCTTCTCTTCTTGTAGTTGCACTGCAACTTACATTTTTGTAAACTTTTGCATTTTCAACTTGTTAGCTTAGCATTTCAAAAGTCCTTTTATATTtagcagaaaataaaaaataaaaaatcctatccaTTCAGAATTTAATAACACGAAGTGTTACATGACCATTGCAACAAATATCACCAAGATCATGAAAATCTCGTGGAACATTAATCAAACAACATTTTAATAtcttgagattttcaaaatctggcAGCATTTTAATTTTCCATAATTGTATCATGAAATTATATTGCTATATTAACACATAAcatatctaaaattttaaataatcattaaatacacacatatataataattttaaaatgatttgttagtttaatttctaaatttttaattttcagcaagattttccCATGAGAATTCAAGTAAAAAAGAGCTGAAAATCTCCCGGGAGCTACCGGAACTTACAAATTGCCGAATATGATTAGATAGTTTTTGAAGGTCAATAGATGAAGAATGATATCATCTTTAAACCACTACTTGTTAATCGATGAAGCTGGTTCTATGTGAAGTAAGCTTTCTCCACATTAGTTTGCAGTCTCGATTCAGTTGGGGACGACAACAGAAGAACCTCTGAAGGTCTTAAAAGAGCACAGCTTAACTCCCAGCAGAATTTGTATGTTATCTGGAGATGTTCTGttgtcttctgtttttttttttccaaatgtaaTTCATAGAGTGACTCAAAATTAATCTTTAGAAAGTGTTAATGACAAAAAGGTTTAGAATATTCGTTTTTGTGGGATATAGAAATGTTCATTACTTGTAGCAGAACATCTAAACAATTGATCTTGTTCGATCTTTCTGT
Coding sequences:
- the LOC131258062 gene encoding disease resistance protein RFL1-like, whose translation is MAASKDNDDRWLKGGGEVLSTLSQRMRQQIWNCLRDDKISVFSVWGQQGVGKSRIMKQVVMEMEEFGESCHLFEIITRVRAPGLESLAKKMQARIEGELVHVQDKLTIRKLVDVGTWHFIEPERQLEVLKMFDAKGRRNQLMELQMGIQNAFENPESIQISIAAKRIKDKLSGQRFILILEDVWESFDLQEMRVPVTAPATTSGSKVMITTQSHDVCSEMGRQHLVMQHPFQRMVSFN